One part of the Nostoc sp. PCC 7120 = FACHB-418 genome encodes these proteins:
- a CDS encoding glucose-1-phosphate adenylyltransferase: MKKVLAIILGGGAGTRLYPLTKLRAKPAVPVAGKYRLIDIPVSNCINSEIFKIYVLTQFNSASLNRHIARTYNFSGFSEGFVEVLAAQQTPENPNWFQGTADAVRQYLWMLQEWDVDEFLILSGDHLYRMDYRLFIQRHRETNADITLSVIPIDDRRASDFGLMKIDNSGRVIDFSEKPKGEALTKMRVDTTVLGLTPEQAASQPYIASMGIYVFKKDVLIKLLKEALERTDFGKEIIPDAAKDHNVQAYLFDDYWEDIGTIEAFYNANLALTQQPMPPFSFYDEEAPIYTRARYLPPTKLLDCHVTESIIGEGCILKNCRIQHSVLGVRSRIETGCMIEESLLMGADFYQASVERQCSIDKGDIPVGIGPDTIIRRAIIDKNARIGHDVKIINKDNVQEADRESQGFYIRSGIVVVLKNAVITDGTII; this comes from the coding sequence GTGAAAAAAGTCTTAGCAATTATTCTTGGTGGTGGTGCGGGTACTCGCCTTTACCCACTAACCAAACTCCGCGCTAAACCGGCAGTACCAGTGGCAGGGAAATACCGCCTAATAGATATCCCTGTCAGTAACTGCATTAATTCGGAAATTTTTAAAATCTACGTATTAACACAATTTAACTCAGCTTCTCTCAATCGCCACATTGCCCGTACCTACAACTTTAGTGGTTTTAGCGAGGGTTTTGTGGAAGTGCTGGCCGCCCAGCAGACACCAGAGAACCCTAACTGGTTCCAAGGTACAGCCGATGCTGTACGTCAGTATCTCTGGATGTTACAAGAGTGGGACGTAGATGAATTTTTGATCCTGTCGGGGGATCACCTGTACCGGATGGACTATCGCCTATTTATCCAGCGCCATCGAGAAACCAATGCGGATATCACACTTTCCGTAATTCCCATTGATGATCGCCGCGCCTCGGATTTTGGTTTAATGAAAATCGATAACTCTGGACGAGTCATTGATTTCAGTGAAAAACCCAAGGGCGAAGCCTTAACCAAAATGCGTGTTGATACCACGGTTTTAGGCTTGACACCAGAACAGGCGGCATCACAGCCTTACATTGCCTCGATGGGGATTTACGTATTTAAAAAAGACGTTTTGATCAAGCTGTTGAAGGAAGCTTTAGAACGTACTGATTTCGGCAAAGAAATTATTCCTGATGCCGCCAAAGATCACAACGTTCAAGCTTACCTATTCGATGACTACTGGGAAGATATTGGGACAATCGAAGCTTTTTATAACGCCAATTTAGCGTTAACTCAGCAGCCCATGCCGCCCTTTAGCTTCTACGATGAAGAAGCACCTATTTATACCCGCGCTCGTTACTTACCACCCACAAAACTATTAGATTGCCACGTTACAGAATCAATCATTGGCGAAGGCTGTATTCTGAAAAACTGTCGCATTCAACACTCAGTATTGGGAGTGCGATCGCGTATTGAAACTGGCTGCATGATCGAAGAATCTTTACTCATGGGTGCCGACTTCTACCAAGCTTCAGTGGAACGCCAGTGCAGCATCGATAAAGGAGACATCCCTGTAGGCATCGGTCCAGATACAATCATTCGCCGTGCCATCATCGATAAAAATGCCCGCATCGGTCACGATGTCAAAATTATCAATAAAGACAACGTGCAAGAAGCCGACCGCGAAAGTCAAGGATTTTACATCCGCAGTGGCATTGTCGTCGTCCTCAAAAATGCCGTTATTACAGATGGCACAATCATTTAG
- a CDS encoding glycoside hydrolase family 13 protein encodes MQIQTPNWVKNAVFYQIFPDRFARSKQPHKRLLRDARWEDWDAMPTLQGYKGGDLWGIMEQLDYIQDLGIDAIYFTPIFQSASNHRYHTHDYYQVDPMLGGNAAFKELLDASHERNIKVVLDGVFNHSSRGFFFFHDVLENGPHSPWVNWFKIEGWPLAPYTGELPANYVGWADNRALPVFNHDNPEVREYIMEIAEYWIKFGIDGWRLDVPFEIKTPGFWQEFRDRVKAINPEAYIVGEVWGDSSEWLDGTQFDGVMNYLFAGPTIAFAAGDRVVLEQVQSRDYQPYPPLFAAEYATKIQEVLQLYPWDIQLTQLNLLASHDTARLLTIAGGDQASIQLATLLLLTFPGAPSIYYGDEVGLPGGIDPDSRRGFPLEANWDREIYQTHRQLIALRRTYPALRTGDYQVIWAQGALYIFARTLGKEELIIAVNVGTATAQANVDVASLQTQPNKILYGQAEFHWHNTEETKQLFLSLPPRSGCILGLGD; translated from the coding sequence ATGCAAATTCAAACACCAAACTGGGTGAAAAACGCTGTATTCTACCAAATCTTCCCCGATCGTTTTGCTAGAAGTAAACAGCCCCACAAGCGCCTGTTGCGTGATGCGCGTTGGGAAGACTGGGATGCGATGCCTACGCTACAAGGATACAAAGGCGGTGATTTATGGGGCATCATGGAGCAGTTAGACTACATTCAAGACTTAGGCATTGATGCCATTTACTTTACACCCATCTTTCAATCTGCCAGCAATCACCGCTATCATACCCACGACTATTATCAAGTAGACCCGATGTTGGGTGGGAATGCCGCTTTTAAGGAATTACTAGACGCATCCCACGAACGCAATATTAAAGTTGTCCTCGATGGCGTATTTAATCATTCCAGTCGAGGATTTTTCTTTTTCCACGACGTTTTGGAAAATGGCCCTCATTCCCCTTGGGTAAATTGGTTCAAGATTGAAGGCTGGCCTCTGGCACCATATACAGGTGAGTTGCCGGCAAATTATGTAGGTTGGGCTGATAATCGCGCCTTGCCAGTATTTAATCATGACAACCCAGAAGTGCGGGAATATATTATGGAAATTGCCGAATATTGGATTAAATTCGGCATCGACGGCTGGCGGTTGGATGTACCATTTGAAATTAAAACTCCTGGCTTTTGGCAAGAATTCCGCGATCGCGTTAAAGCCATTAACCCCGAAGCTTATATTGTGGGGGAAGTGTGGGGAGATTCCAGCGAGTGGCTAGATGGGACGCAATTCGACGGTGTGATGAATTACTTATTTGCCGGGCCGACCATTGCCTTTGCCGCAGGCGATCGCGTAGTCTTAGAACAAGTCCAAAGCCGCGATTATCAACCATATCCGCCCCTATTCGCTGCCGAATACGCCACCAAAATTCAGGAAGTACTGCAACTTTACCCTTGGGACATTCAACTTACCCAACTCAACTTATTAGCGAGTCACGATACAGCCCGACTCCTGACCATTGCTGGCGGTGATCAAGCCAGTATACAATTAGCTACCCTATTACTACTTACCTTTCCTGGCGCGCCAAGTATCTACTACGGCGATGAAGTGGGTTTACCAGGAGGTATCGACCCCGATTCTCGGCGGGGCTTTCCTTTAGAAGCTAACTGGGATAGAGAAATTTATCAGACCCACCGTCAATTAATAGCCTTACGCCGTACTTACCCAGCCTTACGCACAGGTGACTATCAAGTTATTTGGGCGCAAGGTGCATTGTATATTTTTGCCCGCACCTTAGGCAAAGAAGAATTAATTATTGCCGTAAATGTAGGTACAGCAACAGCCCAGGCTAATGTAGATGTTGCTAGTTTGCAGACTCAGCCAAATAAAATCCTGTACGGTCAAGCAGAATTTCACTGGCACAATACAGAAGAAACAAAACAACTGTTCTTAAGTCTCCCCCCACGTAGTGGCTGCATTCTGGGTTTAGGGGATTAG
- a CDS encoding fasciclin domain-containing protein, with protein MADIVETAVKTGKFNKFVQAAEAAQILDTLNSPGIFTLFAPTDEAFAKLPQGTLEALLKDIPKLKKIVTYHVAFGDVRSDDLVQIEEAETVEGSVLAIESTNGKFKVNDATVLQTDILADNGVIHVIDAVLIPAMVAGK; from the coding sequence ATGGCTGACATTGTGGAAACTGCTGTGAAAACTGGAAAATTCAATAAGTTTGTGCAGGCGGCTGAAGCTGCACAAATCTTAGATACTCTCAATAGTCCTGGGATTTTTACTTTGTTTGCACCTACTGATGAGGCTTTTGCAAAGTTACCGCAGGGAACTTTAGAAGCACTGCTCAAAGACATACCGAAGTTAAAAAAGATTGTCACATATCACGTAGCCTTTGGTGATGTCCGGTCGGATGACTTGGTGCAAATTGAGGAAGCGGAAACCGTGGAAGGATCTGTTTTAGCGATTGAGTCTACTAACGGTAAATTTAAGGTGAATGATGCCACCGTTCTGCAAACAGACATTCTTGCCGATAATGGAGTGATTCATGTTATTGACGCTGTTTTAATTCCGGCAATGGTGGCGGGCAAATAG
- a CDS encoding DNA-directed RNA polymerase subunit omega, producing the protein MLKRSKFETTQSQIMHRAEDLISAASNRYRITVQVANRAKRRRYEEFESAEDAMMKPVLRAIIEMSDELTQPEIIGEI; encoded by the coding sequence ATGCTCAAGCGTTCTAAATTCGAGACAACCCAATCTCAGATTATGCACCGTGCTGAGGATTTAATTAGTGCAGCTTCCAATCGCTACCGCATTACGGTTCAGGTGGCAAATCGGGCTAAACGTCGGCGTTATGAGGAATTTGAGAGTGCTGAAGATGCCATGATGAAGCCAGTACTCAGGGCAATTATTGAAATGTCTGATGAATTGACACAACCAGAAATCATTGGTGAAATTTAA
- a CDS encoding DUF1818 family protein, with amino-acid sequence MERLIKSGAGWRIGWNPNASEYQGLVGTDDWAIELTEAELDDFCRLLTKLANTMKQLTAELMDEEKIACEAESDLLWMEVEGYPHEYSLRFILNTGRCAEGKWNASAVPSLLQATGMLKVF; translated from the coding sequence ATGGAACGTCTCATTAAAAGCGGTGCTGGCTGGCGTATTGGCTGGAACCCCAACGCAAGCGAATATCAAGGTTTAGTCGGTACTGACGATTGGGCAATTGAGTTAACCGAAGCTGAGTTAGATGATTTTTGTCGTCTCTTAACTAAGCTAGCCAACACGATGAAACAACTCACCGCCGAGTTAATGGATGAAGAGAAAATTGCCTGTGAAGCCGAGAGCGATTTATTATGGATGGAGGTAGAGGGTTATCCCCATGAATACAGTCTGCGCTTTATCCTCAACACAGGACGTTGTGCAGAAGGTAAATGGAATGCCTCTGCTGTACCTAGTCTGTTGCAAGCTACGGGAATGCTCAAAGTTTTTTGA
- a CDS encoding TIGR02588 family protein, whose translation MMEAEPKSERSLAEWVTFGIALFILGIIMSLVAYIWLHEENKPPVLSVTKKEIMREVNGQFYIPFEIVNTGGETAESVQIIAELQIAGKVVETGEQQIDFLSDGEKEEGTFIFSQNPRQGQLIVRVASYKLP comes from the coding sequence ATGATGGAAGCAGAACCAAAATCGGAACGTTCTCTGGCTGAGTGGGTAACATTCGGTATTGCTTTGTTTATCCTCGGAATTATTATGAGCTTAGTAGCTTATATTTGGCTACATGAGGAAAATAAACCCCCAGTTTTATCTGTTACTAAAAAAGAAATAATGCGGGAAGTTAATGGACAATTTTATATTCCATTCGAGATAGTAAATACTGGTGGAGAAACTGCTGAATCAGTACAAATTATTGCTGAGTTACAAATTGCTGGCAAGGTTGTGGAAACAGGAGAGCAACAAATTGATTTTTTATCTGACGGTGAAAAGGAAGAGGGAACATTTATCTTTAGCCAAAACCCTCGTCAAGGACAACTAATTGTGCGCGTTGCTAGTTATAAGTTGCCGTAA
- a CDS encoding TIGR02587 family membrane protein — MTKRYQKNGWKREINDIVRGTCGGFLFGIPLIYTMEVWWIGSLAKPRLIVIAIALMFMVVFLLNYTEGFRKRKNNWRVDEAVIDTVEAMAIGFVCSAFMLWLLQEITPETSLKESLGKIVFEGVPFTLGVALANQFLGDTNQNNSPSSNHQENGLSKHKQNSLYGTLADLGATLIGAIVIAFNIAPTDEVPMLAAAISPPWIFILIAASLVISYAIVFQAGFSDQKKRRQQKGIFQRPLSETTISYLVSLLASALMLLFFQKVTFADPWRMWLEHTLVLGLPATIGGAAGRLAI, encoded by the coding sequence GTGACTAAAAGATATCAGAAAAATGGGTGGAAACGCGAGATAAATGATATTGTACGAGGTACTTGTGGAGGCTTTCTATTTGGTATACCTTTAATATATACGATGGAAGTCTGGTGGATTGGCTCGCTAGCAAAACCAAGATTAATTGTAATAGCGATCGCCTTGATGTTTATGGTAGTTTTCCTCCTCAATTATACTGAAGGTTTTCGCAAACGCAAAAATAACTGGCGAGTGGATGAAGCCGTCATAGATACTGTAGAAGCAATGGCGATTGGATTCGTTTGTTCTGCATTTATGTTGTGGTTATTGCAAGAAATAACGCCAGAAACTTCATTAAAAGAATCATTGGGTAAAATTGTTTTTGAAGGTGTACCTTTTACTTTAGGTGTAGCATTAGCTAACCAGTTTCTTGGAGATACTAATCAAAATAATTCGCCATCCAGTAATCATCAAGAAAACGGACTTAGTAAACATAAACAAAATAGTTTATATGGAACTTTGGCGGATTTAGGTGCCACTCTCATCGGTGCAATTGTCATTGCTTTTAATATTGCGCCTACGGATGAAGTTCCCATGTTAGCAGCCGCCATTTCACCGCCTTGGATATTCATATTAATCGCTGCATCCTTAGTTATTTCCTATGCTATTGTCTTCCAAGCTGGTTTTTCCGACCAGAAAAAACGAAGACAGCAAAAGGGGATTTTTCAACGTCCATTAAGTGAAACAACTATTTCTTATTTAGTATCTTTGTTAGCAAGTGCATTAATGTTGTTGTTCTTCCAAAAAGTAACATTCGCAGACCCTTGGAGAATGTGGCTAGAACATACTTTAGTTTTAGGTTTACCTGCAACAATTGGTGGTGCTGCTGGTAGGTTAGCAATATGA
- a CDS encoding CsbD family protein: protein MSTEKRIEATAKNIEGKLQEVIGEVTGNPSDKAEGKAKQAESQVIHTTENIKDELKKAID, encoded by the coding sequence ATGAGTACTGAAAAAAGAATTGAAGCAACTGCTAAAAATATCGAAGGTAAATTACAAGAAGTAATTGGCGAAGTAACTGGGAATCCATCAGATAAAGCAGAGGGTAAAGCTAAACAAGCTGAATCTCAGGTTATCCATACTACAGAAAATATCAAGGATGAATTGAAGAAGGCTATTGACTAA
- a CDS encoding GlsB/YeaQ/YmgE family stress response membrane protein, producing MNIIAWIILGLIAGAIAKAIYPGRQGGGILGTMILGIIGALIGGTIVTLLDTGTLQFTAASLSISGIIVAIIGAIVAIFLWNLITGSSRSY from the coding sequence ATGAACATTATCGCCTGGATTATTCTTGGTCTCATCGCTGGAGCTATAGCCAAAGCTATTTACCCCGGTCGTCAAGGTGGTGGTATTTTGGGAACTATGATCTTAGGTATTATTGGCGCTTTAATCGGTGGTACAATTGTTACCCTGCTAGATACGGGAACACTACAATTTACCGCAGCTAGCCTTAGTATTTCTGGGATAATCGTGGCGATTATTGGAGCCATAGTAGCTATCTTTTTGTGGAATCTAATCACTGGAAGCTCCAGAAGCTATTAG
- a CDS encoding N-acetylglucosamine kinase produces MSYILGIDGGGSKTVCILMNDTHQVLGRGQAGAANYQSIGIEAAFTSIQSAIYEAVKLIKTIEINAICLGLAGVGRPEDIEVVTRIIEQLINVKTLPITWNLQPSNIVICNDALIALVGGIGHPVGIVAAVGTGSIVFGRNHQGKTKRVGGWGYILGDEGSAYKIAVAGLQSALRSYDGREKSTSLIEAFKQHLDLENIEDLIEVVYRRGWGVKQIAALAPVVDLAAASGDEVANNIIDDAVRELVKATSTVIEAIFIPNSVLEIVTTGSVWQGRCKIQERFTAAMVNRFPQVKVIFPRDEPAYGAGLLALQSFTSKQEI; encoded by the coding sequence ATGAGTTATATTTTAGGAATAGATGGCGGCGGTAGTAAAACTGTGTGTATTTTAATGAACGATACACATCAAGTACTTGGTCGTGGTCAAGCGGGTGCAGCTAATTATCAAAGTATAGGCATAGAAGCAGCATTTACATCTATTCAATCTGCCATTTATGAGGCGGTAAAATTAATCAAAACCATCGAAATTAACGCTATATGTTTGGGATTAGCTGGTGTTGGTCGTCCAGAGGATATAGAGGTAGTTACACGTATAATAGAACAATTAATTAATGTCAAAACTTTACCTATTACCTGGAACTTGCAACCATCTAATATTGTTATTTGCAACGATGCTTTGATTGCTTTAGTCGGCGGAATTGGTCATCCCGTGGGAATTGTCGCCGCAGTTGGTACTGGTTCCATAGTTTTTGGTCGCAATCATCAAGGAAAAACCAAGCGAGTTGGTGGTTGGGGATATATTTTAGGTGATGAAGGAAGCGCCTATAAAATTGCTGTGGCTGGTTTACAATCAGCATTAAGATCTTATGATGGGCGTGAGAAATCTACCAGTCTCATAGAAGCTTTTAAACAGCATCTGGATTTAGAAAATATAGAAGACTTAATCGAGGTTGTTTATCGTCGAGGATGGGGAGTGAAACAAATAGCAGCTTTAGCACCCGTTGTTGATTTAGCCGCCGCTTCTGGTGATGAAGTAGCCAATAATATAATTGATGATGCTGTCAGAGAATTAGTCAAAGCTACATCTACAGTAATTGAGGCAATTTTTATTCCTAACTCAGTTTTGGAAATAGTGACAACAGGAAGTGTATGGCAGGGTAGATGTAAGATACAGGAGAGATTTACAGCAGCTATGGTAAATAGATTTCCCCAGGTGAAGGTAATTTTCCCCCGCGATGAACCTGCTTATGGTGCTGGTTTATTGGCTTTGCAAAGTTTCACAAGTAAACAGGAAATTTAG
- a CDS encoding FGGY-family carbohydrate kinase, with translation MDFYLGIDFGTSGARAVVIDESAHIQVQVRYPWLEVDSLVSSWQKALLTLLGQIPEQLRREIRAIAINGTSSTVLLCDVNGNPVDTPLLYNDGRGSLVLEELRDIAPANHTVLSATSSLAKLRWMMQLPSFGEARYFLHQADWLGFLLHGQLGISDYHNALKLGYDVEKLKYPEWLESLQTPIQLPKVLPPGTPIGEVRPEISQQFLFPDDCVVCAGTTDSIAAFLASGAKSPGEAVTSLGSTLVLKLLSHTRVEDARYGIYSHRLGDLWLTGGASNTGGAVLREFFTDAELENLSREINATKASQLDYYPLLKVGERFPINDSNLPPRLTPRPDNPAEFLHGLLESIARIEAQGYELLQKLGADSLNQVYTAGGGAKNPTWAAIRQRNLKVPVISSLNTEAAYGTALLAMQRIRE, from the coding sequence ATGGATTTTTATTTGGGGATAGACTTTGGTACGTCTGGTGCTAGGGCTGTGGTAATTGATGAATCAGCCCATATCCAGGTGCAGGTGCGTTATCCTTGGCTAGAGGTAGATTCCTTAGTATCTAGCTGGCAAAAGGCTTTGTTGACGCTGCTAGGACAAATTCCTGAACAGTTGCGGCGAGAAATCAGAGCGATCGCTATCAACGGAACTTCCTCTACAGTCTTATTATGCGATGTAAATGGCAACCCTGTAGATACTCCTTTACTTTACAACGATGGGCGGGGATCACTGGTGTTGGAAGAGTTGAGAGATATCGCACCAGCAAATCATACTGTTTTAAGTGCTACTTCCAGCTTGGCTAAATTGCGCTGGATGATGCAGTTACCCTCTTTTGGTGAAGCGCGATATTTTCTGCACCAAGCCGACTGGTTAGGGTTTCTCCTGCATGGACAATTGGGAATCAGCGACTACCATAATGCTTTAAAGCTGGGGTATGACGTGGAAAAGTTGAAGTACCCAGAATGGTTAGAAAGTTTGCAAACACCAATTCAGCTACCCAAAGTTTTACCGCCTGGGACTCCCATTGGTGAAGTGCGTCCCGAAATTTCCCAACAGTTTTTATTCCCTGATGATTGCGTGGTATGTGCGGGGACAACAGATAGCATTGCGGCATTTTTGGCGAGTGGTGCAAAATCACCAGGGGAAGCGGTGACTTCCCTGGGTTCAACATTAGTACTCAAACTTTTAAGTCATACCCGCGTAGAAGATGCACGATATGGAATTTATAGCCATCGCCTTGGAGATTTGTGGCTAACTGGTGGCGCGTCGAATACGGGGGGTGCAGTTTTACGCGAATTTTTTACTGATGCTGAGTTAGAAAACTTGAGTCGTGAAATTAATGCCACAAAAGCCAGCCAATTAGATTATTATCCCTTGTTGAAAGTAGGGGAACGTTTCCCCATCAATGATTCCAATTTACCCCCACGCCTCACACCACGCCCAGACAATCCAGCCGAATTTTTACATGGCTTATTAGAAAGTATCGCCCGCATAGAAGCCCAAGGATATGAACTATTACAAAAATTGGGTGCAGATAGCTTAAATCAAGTTTATACAGCCGGTGGCGGCGCAAAAAACCCCACCTGGGCTGCAATTCGGCAAAGAAATTTAAAAGTCCCCGTCATTTCCTCACTTAATACAGAAGCCGCCTATGGAACAGCATTGCTGGCGATGCAGAGAATAAGAGAATAA
- the psaM gene encoding photosystem I reaction center subunit XII, which yields MPTLYLAQVSSISDTQVYIALVVALIPGLLAWRLATELYK from the coding sequence ATGCCTACTCTGTACCTTGCTCAAGTGTCTTCCATTTCGGATACCCAAGTGTACATCGCTCTAGTTGTAGCGCTGATTCCAGGTCTTCTAGCTTGGCGTTTAGCAACAGAACTTTACAAATAA
- a CDS encoding tetratricopeptide repeat protein produces the protein MNSHSFLASGDQQNNCYQFITKTKLDPQENGARGDESGFGDGYLRSCALRSAQQGNYSEAIALLNQLINRHPDNAVDYNNRGLIYFQSGRTQKALQDYNTALQLNPDLASAYNNRANYYAACGQLASALADYDRAIDLNPRHVRAWINRGITLRDLGEYDQAIENFDIALVFGQLEGHIWAERGRTYHLWGDWNCAIADYRRAENQLPSLHGRRDVPGYRLRLQMENWLNELLPSA, from the coding sequence ATGAACAGTCACTCATTTTTAGCCTCCGGTGATCAGCAGAATAACTGTTACCAATTTATTACTAAAACTAAACTTGACCCTCAAGAAAATGGGGCTAGGGGTGATGAGTCGGGGTTCGGTGATGGCTACTTACGCTCTTGTGCTTTGAGATCAGCACAACAGGGAAATTATAGCGAAGCGATCGCTCTCCTTAACCAATTGATTAACCGCCATCCTGACAACGCGGTTGACTATAACAACCGGGGGTTAATCTATTTTCAAAGTGGACGTACCCAAAAGGCGCTACAAGATTACAACACTGCATTACAGTTGAATCCTGATTTAGCTAGCGCTTACAACAATCGCGCGAATTATTACGCAGCTTGTGGACAATTAGCATCTGCCCTAGCTGATTATGATCGTGCTATTGATTTAAATCCTCGTCATGTAAGAGCCTGGATTAATCGCGGCATTACTCTACGCGATTTGGGCGAATATGACCAAGCAATTGAGAATTTTGATATTGCCCTGGTTTTTGGTCAGCTAGAGGGACATATCTGGGCTGAACGTGGTAGAACTTACCATCTTTGGGGTGATTGGAATTGTGCGATCGCCGACTATCGTCGTGCCGAAAATCAATTACCTTCGTTGCATGGTCGCAGAGATGTTCCTGGCTACCGTTTGCGGTTACAGATGGAAAATTGGTTAAATGAATTGCTGCCTTCGGCGTAA
- a CDS encoding glutathione S-transferase family protein: protein MLKLYGGAFSRASIVKWYLEELEVPYEFVLLDMQAGEHLQPEYLKINPIGKVPAIVDGDFQLWESGAILLYLNDKYGKTSLSAEERGILSQWVVFANATLGTGIFVEANREKEMPRLLTPLNEIFEHQPFLLGNEFSVADVAVGSILAYIPIMLKLDLGDYPAVVNYIKQMTERPAFQKSIAGRS from the coding sequence ATGCTGAAACTTTATGGAGGGGCTTTTAGCCGCGCTTCAATCGTGAAGTGGTATTTAGAAGAGCTAGAAGTTCCCTACGAGTTTGTTTTGTTAGATATGCAGGCGGGGGAACACCTTCAGCCGGAATACCTGAAAATAAACCCCATTGGGAAAGTACCCGCAATTGTAGACGGGGATTTTCAGCTTTGGGAATCAGGAGCAATTTTGCTTTATCTGAACGACAAGTACGGTAAAACTTCCCTGTCAGCAGAGGAACGAGGAATACTCTCCCAATGGGTAGTATTTGCTAACGCCACCCTGGGAACTGGTATTTTTGTCGAAGCAAATCGAGAAAAAGAAATGCCCCGTTTGCTGACTCCTCTCAATGAAATTTTTGAGCATCAACCCTTTTTGCTGGGTAATGAATTTAGCGTTGCTGATGTTGCTGTGGGTTCTATATTGGCTTATATTCCCATCATGCTGAAACTAGATTTGGGCGATTATCCAGCCGTAGTCAACTATATCAAGCAAATGACTGAGCGACCAGCATTTCAAAAAAGCATTGCTGGAAGATCATAA
- a CDS encoding YajQ family cyclic di-GMP-binding protein, which yields MASTYSFDIVSDFDRQELVNAVDQVIRDLKSRYDLKDTQTTVELGEEKITIGTDSEFTLESVHNILREKAAKRNLSQKIFDFGKVESASGNRVRQEITLKKGISQDIAKQISKLIRDEFKKVQASIQGDAVRVSAKAKDDLQIVIQRLKQEDYPVALQFTNYR from the coding sequence ATGGCTTCCACTTATTCCTTTGACATTGTGAGCGATTTTGATCGGCAAGAACTAGTTAACGCTGTTGATCAAGTCATCAGAGACCTGAAAAGTCGTTACGACCTCAAAGATACTCAGACAACTGTCGAGTTGGGTGAAGAAAAAATCACTATTGGTACGGATAGCGAGTTTACCCTAGAGTCTGTTCACAACATTCTTCGGGAAAAAGCCGCCAAGCGTAATCTCTCACAAAAAATCTTTGATTTTGGCAAAGTAGAATCAGCCAGTGGTAATCGCGTCCGTCAAGAAATAACTCTCAAAAAAGGTATCAGTCAAGACATCGCCAAGCAAATTTCTAAATTGATTCGGGACGAATTCAAAAAAGTCCAAGCTTCAATTCAAGGTGATGCTGTGCGAGTATCTGCTAAAGCAAAAGATGATTTGCAAATTGTCATCCAACGCTTGAAACAAGAAGACTATCCAGTGGCTTTGCAGTTCACTAATTATCGTTAA
- a CDS encoding MAPEG family protein — translation MIIFLYSIAAAAVLIYLPFLVVGYARARAGYDVSAPRAMFDKLPPYGQRATWAHQNSFEAFMVFAAAALMAYVTGVNSPTAAWAAIAFLVARLLYSIFYILNIPLLRSLMYAIGSLGSGTLFVLSIIQAQG, via the coding sequence ATGATTATTTTCTTATATTCTATTGCCGCAGCTGCGGTTCTAATTTATCTGCCATTTTTGGTGGTGGGTTATGCTCGTGCGCGTGCTGGGTATGATGTTTCTGCTCCACGGGCGATGTTTGATAAGTTACCACCTTACGGACAGCGAGCTACATGGGCGCACCAAAACTCATTTGAGGCGTTTATGGTATTTGCCGCAGCTGCACTAATGGCTTATGTCACTGGTGTGAATTCTCCTACAGCCGCATGGGCGGCGATCGCCTTTTTGGTGGCGCGTTTGCTATACTCTATCTTCTATATTTTGAATATACCGCTTTTGCGATCGCTCATGTACGCTATTGGCTCCCTTGGCTCTGGTACTCTCTTTGTCCTGAGCATCATTCAAGCTCAAGGTTGA